The following proteins are encoded in a genomic region of Desulfurococcaceae archaeon:
- a CDS encoding winged helix-turn-helix domain-containing protein produces MSGDPVGEYSKRVFIGTHGLFTRGLATLENPTRKAIVYLLAMRGPLTLKELSEELNLAPSTVHEHLRRLKEIGFIEEASEHPKKFKVEIYYRLTLPYILFSELSSLRERLSTQIDVLKKHVAGLIDEIGGILAERSELKCLETVPEHLRKKVLRNLSLALVVQASVIILRELAGESFVYALINDLED; encoded by the coding sequence GTGAGCGGCGATCCGGTGGGTGAGTACAGTAAGCGCGTATTCATAGGAACACATGGTTTGTTTACCAGGGGGCTTGCCACGTTGGAGAATCCCACGAGAAAGGCGATAGTGTACTTGCTGGCAATGCGCGGGCCTCTCACGCTTAAGGAGCTCTCAGAAGAGCTGAATTTAGCACCTTCAACGGTTCACGAGCACCTCAGGAGGTTAAAGGAAATCGGTTTCATCGAAGAGGCATCGGAGCACCCCAAGAAGTTTAAAGTCGAAATTTACTATAGGTTAACGCTACCATACATATTGTTCAGCGAGCTGTCCTCTCTGAGGGAACGCTTATCTACGCAGATAGATGTCCTTAAAAAGCACGTAGCTGGCCTAATCGACGAAATAGGGGGTATTCTAGCAGAGAGATCTGAGCTCAAGTGCCTGGAGACCGTGCCGGAACATCTCAGGAAAAAGGTGCTACGTAACCTCTCACTGGCGTTGGTAGTACAGGCCTCAGTCATTATTCTAAGGGAGCTCGCTGGGGAGTCTTTTGTTTACGCTTTAATCAACGACTTGGAGGACTAG
- a CDS encoding deoxyhypusine synthase, whose product MPHFAYGVVRALEVKDRSVHELLLEMSNCSFQGRALGEAYKVLIEMFKDPDSTIFLGLAGSMSTAGMWKIIRWLIEERYVDVVVSTGAIISEDVYEAMGFKYYKVHPCIDDEMLLKLKYDRFYDTVASEVDYRRMELLIKDFVETLPDGVYSTAEFLHEFGKYLTEKGVDSIVAAAYRAEVPVFSPALVDSAYGMALLLAYRKGKRVVLDMVKDFHQLVEIGRRSKKLSAIYVGGGVPKDYVNLVTVAQTLIAEYEDRVQDYYKGFEYIVQFTTDMPQWGGLSGATLEEAVSWGKVSPLAKKKMVHVDATIALALIAHGLKAGNVKRVKAQNVMQVIKQ is encoded by the coding sequence ATGCCCCACTTCGCATATGGCGTAGTAAGGGCCCTCGAAGTGAAGGATCGGAGCGTGCACGAGCTACTACTAGAGATGTCTAACTGTTCTTTTCAAGGGCGCGCTCTCGGTGAAGCCTACAAGGTACTAATAGAGATGTTCAAAGACCCCGACAGCACAATTTTCCTCGGATTAGCAGGTTCGATGAGCACGGCCGGAATGTGGAAGATCATCAGGTGGCTCATCGAGGAAAGGTACGTAGACGTGGTAGTGTCCACGGGCGCTATCATAAGCGAAGACGTGTACGAAGCGATGGGCTTCAAGTACTACAAAGTACACCCATGCATAGATGATGAGATGCTGTTAAAACTCAAGTATGACCGATTCTACGACACAGTCGCGAGCGAAGTGGACTACAGGAGAATGGAGCTGCTGATAAAGGACTTCGTGGAGACACTACCAGACGGCGTGTACTCGACGGCTGAGTTCCTTCACGAGTTCGGCAAGTACCTCACTGAAAAGGGCGTTGACAGCATAGTGGCCGCAGCGTACAGGGCGGAGGTACCTGTATTCTCGCCGGCGCTCGTAGATAGCGCTTACGGCATGGCGCTTCTACTAGCGTACAGGAAGGGCAAGAGAGTAGTGCTGGACATGGTGAAGGACTTCCACCAGCTAGTGGAGATCGGAAGACGCAGTAAGAAGCTGTCCGCGATATACGTTGGTGGAGGCGTACCCAAGGACTACGTCAACCTCGTAACGGTAGCACAGACGCTAATAGCGGAGTACGAGGACAGAGTACAAGACTACTATAAGGGATTCGAGTACATAGTGCAATTCACAACGGATATGCCGCAATGGGGTGGTTTAAGCGGGGCAACACTAGAAGAGGCGGTGAGCTGGGGCAAGGTATCACCACTAGCGAAGAAGAAGATGGTGCACGTTGACGCGACGATAGCGCTGGCACTAATAGCGCACGGACTAAAGGCGGGGAACGTGAAGCGGGTAAAAGCGCAGAACGTGATGCAGGTGATTAAGCAGTAG